One window of Thalassovita mediterranea genomic DNA carries:
- a CDS encoding YbjN domain-containing protein: MLKASYCLAASAFLLAGMAHAEPITPEGARQLLASVDAETGNPPDEDGSVYVLNFRLNGLSQTLRLTDCEPESGCPYAIIFATFDPPAGVPAVQLLDTANRYNDSYPFGRAFVLPNNDGSVRAIGVDYSLDLRNETSLGEDDLNLFYQIVVAYTDHHSEGASE; encoded by the coding sequence ATGCTCAAAGCTTCGTACTGCCTCGCCGCTTCTGCCTTTCTGCTCGCCGGTATGGCCCACGCAGAACCAATTACGCCAGAGGGCGCAAGGCAGCTACTCGCGTCAGTCGATGCCGAAACCGGGAACCCGCCCGATGAGGATGGCTCTGTCTATGTTCTCAACTTTCGTCTGAACGGGCTATCCCAGACGCTTCGACTGACGGATTGCGAGCCAGAGAGCGGATGCCCATACGCGATCATTTTCGCAACGTTTGACCCACCTGCGGGCGTACCAGCCGTCCAGCTGCTCGACACCGCAAACCGCTATAATGACAGCTACCCCTTTGGGCGCGCTTTCGTTCTGCCAAATAACGATGGCTCGGTTCGGGCTATAGGCGTGGACTATTCACTCGACCTCCGAAACGAAACCAGTCTGGGTGAAGACGATCTCAATCTGTTTTACCAGATCGTCGTCGCCTATACCGACCACCATTCAGAAGGCGCCAGCGAATAG
- a CDS encoding carboxymuconolactone decarboxylase family protein: MRLKAPRIAPLSNEEMSDEQKEMMGERFDRNAIFNVFRTIARAPKAYKAFMHWGGYILSRRNDLSARDRELVILRAGYNWKAGYEWAQHVVIGKEAGLTDEEVERIKAGPDADGWSAIDAAMLQATDELTSDAFITDATWARLSDLTDKQKMDLVMTVGQYTQVSMMLNSFGVQLDEGLTLDPDLAK; this comes from the coding sequence ATGAGACTGAAAGCCCCGCGCATCGCGCCATTGTCCAATGAGGAAATGAGCGACGAGCAGAAAGAGATGATGGGTGAGCGGTTTGACCGCAATGCCATCTTCAACGTGTTCCGCACGATCGCCCGCGCGCCAAAGGCGTACAAAGCCTTCATGCATTGGGGCGGCTATATCCTGTCCAGGCGTAATGATTTGTCGGCGCGCGACCGGGAGCTCGTCATCCTGCGGGCGGGTTATAACTGGAAGGCCGGCTATGAATGGGCCCAGCATGTCGTCATCGGCAAGGAAGCGGGCCTCACCGATGAAGAGGTTGAGCGGATCAAGGCCGGACCGGATGCCGATGGCTGGAGCGCGATTGATGCGGCCATGCTGCAGGCGACCGATGAGCTGACGTCGGATGCCTTCATTACGGATGCGACCTGGGCGCGGCTGTCCGACCTCACCGACAAGCAGAAGATGGACCTTGTGATGACGGTTGGTCAGTACACGCAGGTTTCCATGATGCTGAACTCGTTTGGTGTGCAGCTGGACGAAGGGCTGACGCTGGACCCGGATCTCGCAAAATGA
- a CDS encoding pyridoxine 5'-phosphate synthase: MTELSVNLNAVAFLRNRRNLPWPSVVDLGRIALEAGAAGLTVHPRPDERHITRADVPDLMNLITREFPDREFNIEGYPNEAFMALVEKIRPHQITLVPDAPSQPTSDHGWDFRTHAFKLQSIVSRLKHTGARLSLFADPDPDPKQLEAAVSTGTDRIELYTGPYGGAFNDAVTTAAELEKLGQTADAARQHGLGINAGHDLTVDNLPALVARIPDLAEVSIGHNLTADALTHGMAETVRRFRRSCGQVV, translated from the coding sequence ATGACCGAACTCTCAGTCAATCTCAATGCCGTTGCCTTCCTGCGCAACCGCCGCAACCTGCCCTGGCCGAGCGTGGTTGACCTTGGCCGCATCGCGCTTGAGGCGGGCGCCGCAGGTCTCACCGTTCACCCTCGCCCCGATGAGCGTCACATCACCCGCGCTGACGTGCCGGACCTGATGAACCTCATCACCAGAGAATTTCCGGACCGCGAGTTCAACATCGAAGGCTATCCGAACGAGGCTTTCATGGCGCTGGTCGAGAAGATCAGGCCGCACCAGATCACGCTCGTGCCCGACGCGCCCTCGCAGCCGACCTCGGATCATGGCTGGGACTTCAGGACCCACGCCTTCAAACTCCAGTCGATTGTCAGCCGCCTGAAACATACCGGTGCGCGCCTCTCCCTCTTTGCCGATCCCGATCCGGACCCGAAGCAACTTGAAGCGGCTGTCAGCACCGGCACCGACCGGATCGAGCTTTATACCGGCCCCTATGGCGGCGCGTTCAATGACGCCGTCACCACCGCCGCAGAGCTGGAAAAGCTTGGCCAGACGGCGGACGCCGCGCGCCAGCACGGCCTCGGCATCAATGCAGGGCACGATCTCACCGTCGACAATCTGCCCGCCCTCGTCGCGCGTATTCCCGATCTCGCCGAAGTGTCCATCGGCCATAATCTGACGGCAGACGCGCTCACCCATGGAATGGCCGAAACCGTCCGGCGCTTCCGCCGCTCTTGCGGCCAAGTCGTCTAA
- a CDS encoding methylmalonyl-CoA mutase subunit beta — MADGFLKLSSAFDEANEADWLDAVSKALKGGGVEKLQRQTDDGLTIQPLYRESDFASASDPRGAPGEAPFLRGASAEPDAFLPWDIRQAFAHPDPEVTNAEILRDLERGVSSVELSIDCTGTDGVAVKDAETLSTALNGVRADIATIALDHRGQGSGTSVASLLALWGEQQDGSDNLQFAFNIDPVGLLLRTGEVAGGIDAAFVRTAELSRLLCLRYPKATTLRADARPVHEAGGSEAQELGALMAHAVDTMRRLAAAGYDINAYPAQTVFTLAAGANYGLEIAKLRAARRLWARILEAMDLEIEPMTLQSVSSARMLTRYDPWVNMLRNTAACFAGAVGGADIVTVRAFNEALGVPEELGRRTARNTQIISMEESGLGKIADPAGGAWFEETLADELAEAAWAVFQQIEAEGGLVQSLVDGKLQARIAETRDARFAAIAKRKRPLTGVSEFPLLDGEPAPVAEIKFESSATSVSSEGITSFLKDLPDKSGAATKAEPLAPIRLARDFETLRDRASAHADRKGKPPAIFIATLGPLAEHNARADFARNLFAAGGVVGVDADKTPETPEVLADAFKASGCRIAVICGADKRYEDEAEAAAKALKDAGASRVFLAGKFEAPGIDNNIFMGCDAVDMLQIAQAELGVERA; from the coding sequence ATGGCAGACGGTTTTCTGAAACTGAGCAGCGCTTTTGATGAAGCGAACGAGGCAGACTGGCTGGACGCGGTCTCCAAGGCCCTGAAGGGCGGCGGGGTCGAAAAGCTCCAGCGCCAGACAGATGACGGGCTGACCATCCAGCCGCTCTATCGCGAAAGCGATTTCGCCAGCGCTTCCGATCCGCGCGGCGCACCCGGCGAGGCGCCCTTCCTTCGCGGCGCGAGCGCAGAGCCAGATGCCTTCCTGCCATGGGACATCCGCCAGGCCTTCGCCCATCCCGATCCGGAAGTTACCAATGCCGAGATCCTGAGAGACCTTGAGCGCGGTGTATCTTCCGTTGAACTTTCTATCGACTGCACGGGCACTGACGGGGTTGCCGTCAAGGATGCAGAAACGCTTTCCACGGCCCTCAATGGCGTGCGCGCCGACATCGCGACCATCGCGCTCGACCATCGCGGTCAGGGTTCGGGCACTTCGGTTGCCAGCCTCCTCGCCCTTTGGGGAGAGCAGCAAGACGGCTCTGACAATCTCCAATTCGCGTTCAATATCGACCCGGTTGGCCTGCTCCTGCGCACCGGCGAAGTCGCTGGCGGCATCGATGCTGCCTTCGTGCGCACTGCTGAGCTCTCGCGCCTTCTCTGCCTTCGCTATCCAAAAGCGACCACGCTTCGCGCCGATGCCCGCCCGGTCCATGAGGCTGGCGGCTCTGAAGCCCAGGAGCTTGGCGCGCTCATGGCGCATGCCGTGGACACGATGCGCCGCCTAGCTGCGGCTGGCTATGATATCAACGCCTATCCCGCGCAGACCGTCTTCACGCTGGCGGCTGGCGCCAATTATGGCCTCGAAATCGCCAAGCTTCGCGCCGCGCGACGTCTCTGGGCGCGCATCCTCGAAGCGATGGACCTCGAGATTGAGCCGATGACACTCCAGTCGGTCAGCTCTGCCCGGATGCTGACACGCTACGACCCTTGGGTGAACATGCTGCGCAACACGGCGGCCTGTTTTGCAGGCGCTGTCGGCGGGGCCGATATCGTAACAGTTCGCGCCTTCAACGAAGCGCTCGGCGTGCCGGAAGAGCTTGGCCGCCGCACGGCCCGCAACACGCAGATCATCTCCATGGAAGAGTCAGGCCTTGGCAAGATCGCGGACCCGGCTGGCGGCGCCTGGTTTGAAGAAACGCTGGCCGATGAGCTGGCAGAAGCGGCCTGGGCCGTCTTCCAGCAGATCGAGGCCGAAGGCGGTCTCGTCCAGAGCCTTGTTGACGGCAAGCTGCAGGCCCGCATTGCCGAAACGCGCGACGCCCGCTTTGCCGCTATCGCGAAGCGCAAGCGCCCGCTGACCGGCGTCAGCGAATTCCCGCTCCTCGATGGCGAGCCCGCACCCGTGGCAGAAATCAAGTTCGAGAGCAGCGCGACCAGCGTCTCCAGCGAGGGCATCACCAGCTTCCTGAAAGACCTGCCAGACAAGTCTGGCGCGGCGACAAAAGCCGAGCCGCTCGCGCCGATCCGCCTCGCCCGTGATTTCGAGACGCTGCGCGATCGCGCGAGCGCCCATGCAGATCGCAAGGGCAAGCCGCCGGCCATCTTCATCGCCACGTTGGGCCCGCTCGCCGAGCACAATGCCCGCGCCGACTTTGCCCGTAACCTCTTCGCCGCTGGCGGCGTGGTGGGCGTCGACGCCGACAAGACGCCTGAAACGCCAGAGGTTCTGGCCGATGCGTTCAAGGCATCTGGCTGCCGGATTGCTGTCATCTGCGGCGCCGACAAACGCTATGAGGACGAAGCCGAAGCCGCCGCAAAGGCGCTCAAGGACGCAGGCGCGAGCCGCGTCTTCCTCGCTGGCAAGTTCGAAGCGCCAGGCATCGACAACAACATCTTCATGGGCTGCGACGCGGTCGACATGCTGCAAATCGCCCAAGCCGAACTGGGAGTCGAGAGAGCGTAG
- a CDS encoding metallopeptidase family protein, with amino-acid sequence MAEAAYAGLPENFRRAAGRIEIHVRDFAEADVLAELGIRDRWELTGLYQGIPLIHDSVTFPSPDSPRIFLYRQPLLAEIKTRPDVTLEELIEHVVIHELGHHFGWSDEEMHQLLEDD; translated from the coding sequence ATGGCGGAAGCCGCCTATGCCGGCCTGCCGGAAAACTTCCGGCGCGCGGCAGGCCGGATCGAGATCCATGTGCGTGATTTTGCCGAGGCGGATGTTCTGGCCGAACTTGGCATACGTGACCGCTGGGAGCTGACCGGCCTCTACCAAGGCATCCCGCTAATCCATGACAGCGTGACCTTCCCGAGCCCCGACAGCCCGCGCATCTTCCTCTACCGCCAGCCGCTACTGGCAGAGATCAAAACCCGCCCGGATGTGACGCTGGAGGAGCTGATCGAGCATGTGGTTATCCATGAGCTTGGTCATCATTTCGGTTGGTCTGACGAGGAAATGCACCAGCTTCTGGAAGACGACTGA
- the scpA gene encoding methylmalonyl-CoA mutase, which produces MTFPDFTKLDLGTPDAKAPAQPHKPSLETPEGIDLAKTYSAADTKGLDFLDDYPGLAPFGRGPYPTMYTQRPWTVRQYAGFSTAEDSNAFYRRNLAAGQKGLSVAFDLATHRGYDSDHVRVTGDVGMAGVAIDSIYDMRTLFSGIPLDQMSVSMTMNGAVLPILALYIAAAQEQGVSPDKLAGTIQNDILKEFMVRNTYIYPPKPSMRIISDIFAYTSENMPKYNSISISGYHMQEAGATADLELAYTLADGIEYIRAGVDAGLDVDKFAPRLSFFWAIGMNTFMEVAKMRAARLLWAKLVKENFNPKNPKSLSLRTHSQTSGWSLTAQDVYNNVIRTCLEAIAAVGGQTQSLHTNSFDEALALPTDFSARISRNTQLFLQQEGGACQTIDPWGGSYYVERLTHDLAAKALTHIEEVEKLGGMRKAIEEGVPKLRIEEAAARTQARIDSGEQTVVGVNKFLLDQDEDVPVLKVDNATVRRMQLDKLKRLKADRDQAEVDAKLDAIALAAESGKGNLLALAVEAASAKATVGEISEAVERSQGRHQAVIRSIKGVYGGSIGNNDKAEEARNLAEAFVSKNGRKPRIYIAKMGQDGHDRGQKVVASALMDLGWDVEIGPLFQTPEEAARDARAANVDIVAASSLAAGHLTLIPELRRALGNEGAVSTQIIAGGVIPPGDYDALKAAGASAIFPPGTVIADAARAMLESLGDKPAPAAAE; this is translated from the coding sequence ATGACCTTCCCCGATTTCACGAAGCTCGACCTTGGTACGCCAGACGCGAAAGCGCCTGCGCAGCCGCACAAGCCGTCGCTTGAAACGCCTGAGGGCATCGACCTCGCCAAGACCTATTCGGCGGCAGACACCAAGGGTCTCGACTTCCTTGATGACTATCCGGGTCTCGCGCCGTTTGGCCGTGGCCCCTACCCGACCATGTATACCCAGCGGCCTTGGACGGTGCGCCAATATGCCGGTTTCTCGACGGCTGAGGACTCCAACGCTTTCTATCGTCGCAACCTCGCAGCCGGTCAGAAAGGCCTGTCAGTCGCTTTCGACCTCGCGACCCACCGGGGTTACGACTCCGACCATGTCCGCGTAACGGGCGATGTCGGCATGGCCGGTGTGGCCATCGACTCGATCTATGACATGCGCACGCTCTTCTCCGGCATTCCGCTCGACCAGATGTCGGTGTCGATGACGATGAACGGCGCGGTCCTGCCGATTCTCGCCCTCTATATCGCCGCGGCGCAGGAACAGGGCGTCTCGCCGGACAAGCTCGCCGGGACGATCCAAAACGACATCCTGAAAGAGTTCATGGTGCGGAACACCTATATCTATCCGCCCAAGCCATCGATGCGTATTATTTCGGACATTTTCGCCTACACGTCTGAAAACATGCCGAAATATAACTCCATCTCGATCTCCGGCTATCACATGCAGGAAGCGGGCGCGACGGCGGACCTCGAGCTCGCCTACACGCTGGCAGACGGCATTGAGTATATCCGCGCCGGGGTCGATGCGGGCCTCGATGTGGACAAGTTTGCGCCGCGCCTCTCCTTCTTCTGGGCGATCGGCATGAACACCTTCATGGAAGTCGCCAAGATGCGCGCCGCGCGCCTTCTCTGGGCAAAGCTGGTGAAGGAAAACTTCAACCCGAAGAACCCGAAATCGCTGAGCCTTCGCACGCACAGCCAGACCTCCGGCTGGTCGCTTACCGCGCAGGACGTCTACAACAATGTCATTCGCACCTGCCTTGAAGCCATCGCGGCTGTCGGCGGTCAGACCCAGTCTCTGCACACAAACAGCTTCGACGAAGCGCTTGCCCTGCCGACCGATTTCTCGGCCCGCATCTCGCGCAACACGCAGCTTTTCCTGCAGCAGGAAGGCGGCGCGTGCCAGACCATCGACCCATGGGGCGGCTCCTACTATGTCGAGCGCCTGACGCACGATCTTGCGGCCAAGGCCCTCACCCATATTGAGGAAGTCGAAAAGCTTGGCGGCATGCGCAAGGCCATCGAGGAAGGCGTGCCGAAGCTTCGTATCGAGGAAGCGGCGGCCCGCACGCAGGCGCGCATCGATAGCGGTGAGCAGACCGTCGTCGGCGTCAACAAGTTCCTGCTCGACCAGGATGAGGACGTGCCGGTTCTGAAGGTCGACAATGCCACCGTGCGCCGTATGCAGCTCGACAAGCTGAAACGCCTCAAGGCTGACCGCGACCAGGCCGAAGTAGATGCCAAGCTCGACGCCATCGCGCTCGCGGCCGAAAGCGGCAAGGGCAACCTTCTCGCGCTCGCCGTCGAAGCCGCCAGCGCCAAGGCGACCGTCGGAGAAATCTCCGAAGCCGTTGAGCGCAGCCAGGGCCGTCACCAGGCCGTGATCCGCTCCATCAAGGGCGTCTATGGTGGCTCCATCGGCAACAATGACAAGGCCGAGGAAGCGCGCAACCTCGCTGAGGCATTCGTCTCAAAGAATGGTCGCAAGCCGCGGATTTATATTGCAAAAATGGGCCAAGATGGACATGACCGCGGCCAGAAGGTCGTCGCCTCCGCGCTGATGGACCTTGGCTGGGATGTCGAGATCGGCCCCCTCTTCCAGACGCCGGAAGAAGCCGCCCGTGACGCCCGCGCCGCGAATGTCGATATCGTTGCAGCCTCCTCGCTCGCCGCTGGTCACCTGACGCTCATTCCAGAGCTTCGCCGCGCCCTCGGCAATGAAGGCGCCGTCAGCACACAGATCATCGCAGGCGGCGTGATCCCGCCCGGCGACTATGATGCACTGAAAGCAGCTGGTGCGTCGGCCATCTTCCCGCCCGGCACGGTGATCGCGGATGCCGCACGCGCCATGCTGGAATCGCTGGGAGACAAACCAGCCCCGGCGGCGGCCGAATAG
- a CDS encoding ATP-binding cassette domain-containing protein, whose protein sequence is MSSCLTLDSLSLATPEGDTLFDNLTLSLGREAVGLVGRNGCGKSTLLKAIAGELAPARGQIGVHGRTAMLQQHFDEAETVAEALGVRTDLARLARITAGDGTAEDFDAADWTLDARLDKALADTGLAGVDTARKVATFSGGERTRIGLARLLLAEPDLILLDEPTNNLDAEGRASVMSLIENWSGGLLIASHDRALLERMDRIVELTPVGCTVFGGGWSEFEAARDAARARAKAEATSAANRLKTTERKTQQAKERQDRSDARGRAVRARGDQPKIVLDARAQRAEATSGRGNMLASRQLGEAQAALRDADAQLERITPLTIELPACDLPASRQLLGVQDAEMRFGERQLFGPLSFEFRGPQRLAIKGPNGSGKSTLLKLITGQLPPTSGTISLHTDRIALLDQHSSSLDPKSSLIGNMRRLAPSLSENEARAQLARFAFRADDALQLAGTLSGGERLRAALAAAFAAPQPPELLLLDEPTNHLDMDAVSLLEAALQSYDGAILAISHDERFLEAIGIERQVLLSPSGSTF, encoded by the coding sequence ATGTCTTCCTGTCTCACTCTCGACTCCCTGTCGCTCGCCACGCCTGAAGGCGACACACTTTTTGACAATCTGACCCTGTCACTCGGACGCGAGGCTGTCGGCCTCGTTGGACGCAATGGCTGTGGCAAGTCCACGCTCCTCAAAGCAATCGCGGGCGAGCTCGCCCCTGCGCGCGGCCAGATCGGCGTGCATGGCCGCACCGCCATGCTCCAGCAGCACTTTGATGAGGCCGAAACCGTGGCCGAAGCTTTGGGCGTCCGGACAGACCTCGCCCGCCTCGCCCGCATCACCGCTGGCGACGGCACAGCGGAGGATTTCGACGCCGCCGACTGGACGCTGGACGCGCGCCTCGACAAGGCGCTCGCCGACACCGGCCTCGCCGGCGTCGACACAGCCCGCAAGGTCGCGACCTTCTCCGGCGGTGAACGCACGCGCATCGGCCTTGCCCGTCTCCTGCTGGCAGAGCCTGACCTCATCCTCCTCGATGAGCCGACCAATAATCTCGACGCCGAAGGCCGCGCCAGCGTCATGTCTCTCATCGAGAACTGGTCCGGTGGCCTGCTGATCGCCAGCCATGACCGCGCCCTGCTAGAGCGGATGGACCGGATCGTGGAGCTGACCCCCGTTGGCTGCACCGTCTTCGGCGGCGGCTGGTCAGAGTTTGAAGCGGCCCGGGACGCCGCCCGCGCCCGCGCAAAAGCCGAAGCGACCAGCGCCGCAAACCGCCTGAAAACCACCGAACGCAAGACCCAGCAGGCCAAGGAACGCCAGGACCGCTCCGACGCGCGCGGCCGGGCCGTGCGCGCACGCGGCGACCAGCCAAAAATCGTCCTTGATGCCCGTGCGCAACGCGCCGAAGCGACCAGCGGGCGCGGCAACATGCTCGCCAGCCGCCAGCTTGGCGAGGCGCAGGCCGCCCTTAGGGATGCAGACGCCCAGCTCGAACGCATCACCCCGCTCACCATTGAGCTGCCCGCCTGCGACCTCCCCGCCTCGCGTCAGCTGCTCGGCGTTCAGGACGCCGAAATGCGCTTTGGTGAGCGCCAGCTTTTCGGCCCGCTGTCGTTTGAGTTTCGCGGGCCCCAGCGCCTCGCCATCAAGGGGCCGAATGGCTCCGGCAAATCGACGCTCCTCAAGCTCATCACAGGACAGCTGCCCCCAACCTCGGGCACCATCAGTCTGCATACAGATCGTATAGCCCTGCTAGACCAGCACAGCTCGTCGCTCGATCCCAAAAGCTCGCTCATAGGGAATATGAGACGCCTCGCCCCGTCTCTCAGTGAGAATGAAGCGCGCGCCCAGCTTGCCCGCTTTGCCTTTCGCGCTGACGATGCCCTCCAACTCGCCGGCACGCTATCTGGCGGAGAGCGCCTTCGCGCAGCCCTCGCCGCCGCCTTCGCCGCGCCGCAGCCGCCCGAACTCCTCCTCCTCGATGAACCAACCAACCATCTCGACATGGACGCCGTCAGCCTTCTGGAGGCCGCCCTCCAATCCTATGACGGCGCCATCCTCGCCATCAGCCACGATGAGCGGTTTCTGGAAGCGATCGGGATTGAGCGGCAGGTTTTGCTTTCGCCTTCTGGTTCAACCTTCTAG
- a CDS encoding DUF4118 domain-containing protein, translating into MPRSAQPPVFSTNRVGEYDLPTRFAKQLPPLATMVIFGLLCALAAILLRGLLSFGIGGAGPYSLIYPAILISTLFGRWRAGLVCFIVSFLYAWYFILPFPGSFQFENAQDAPRTLINGAAAFVIIIFAETFRRAVQRAVAERDVELAARELLLKELDHRTKNNFAMVASLLDMQRRQQVSEEAQGVLTAAAARVQSFAALHTSLYSGRAFIEEVSMSDYLASLRDDLQRALFETGRIEISLTSDDFMMPRDRALAIGLVTNELVTNAAKHAFKDTGSGTIKISFVAKSEDDWMLTIADDGVGMPDDSIGGKTPTGLGSRLIDAFTRKAGAELKVERAERGTVFILEAQGEA; encoded by the coding sequence TTGCCTCGATCTGCGCAACCTCCTGTCTTCTCCACCAACCGCGTTGGTGAGTATGACCTGCCGACCCGCTTCGCAAAGCAGCTTCCGCCTCTGGCGACGATGGTGATTTTTGGCCTGCTCTGCGCGCTGGCAGCAATCCTGCTCCGCGGCCTCCTGAGCTTTGGCATTGGCGGCGCAGGCCCGTATTCACTGATCTATCCGGCGATCCTGATCTCGACCCTTTTCGGGCGTTGGCGCGCAGGCCTTGTCTGTTTCATCGTCTCATTTCTCTATGCCTGGTATTTCATCCTGCCCTTTCCGGGCTCGTTCCAGTTCGAGAATGCGCAGGACGCACCTCGCACCCTGATCAATGGTGCTGCGGCCTTCGTGATTATCATCTTTGCAGAAACGTTCCGGCGCGCGGTGCAACGCGCTGTGGCAGAGCGCGATGTGGAGCTTGCCGCACGTGAGCTTCTGCTGAAGGAGCTCGACCACCGCACGAAGAATAATTTTGCCATGGTGGCAAGCCTGCTCGACATGCAGCGCCGCCAGCAGGTGAGCGAAGAGGCACAGGGCGTGCTGACGGCTGCCGCTGCGCGTGTGCAAAGCTTCGCCGCCCTTCACACATCGCTTTATTCGGGCCGCGCCTTTATCGAGGAAGTCTCAATGAGCGACTATCTCGCCTCGCTGCGCGATGATCTTCAGCGCGCCCTGTTCGAGACTGGCCGTATCGAGATTTCCCTGACCAGCGATGATTTCATGATGCCGCGCGACCGCGCGCTTGCGATTGGTCTGGTTACGAATGAGCTCGTCACCAATGCGGCCAAGCATGCCTTCAAGGACACCGGCAGCGGCACGATCAAGATCAGCTTCGTGGCAAAGTCAGAGGATGACTGGATGCTCACCATTGCTGATGACGGGGTGGGCATGCCGGACGACAGTATTGGCGGCAAGACGCCAACTGGCCTCGGCTCCCGCCTGATCGATGCCTTCACCAGGAAGGCCGGCGCGGAACTAAAGGTCGAGCGCGCTGAGCGCGGCACGGTTTTCATACTGGAAGCGCAGGGCGAGGCCTGA
- a CDS encoding SDR family oxidoreductase has translation MSGIDVAGRLSGKAAIITGAGQTPGSTVGNGKACALLFAQAGARVACIDRDLSSAQATVDAIREAGGDALALEADITVADQAGSAVRTALETFGRIDALVNNVGIGAAGDGPVKHLTEEALDLTLSVNFKSAWLMTKACLPAMEAQGAGAIVNISSLASIAGHHMMAYETSKAAMNRMTEATALSVARKGVRCNAILPGLMDTPMAIEGISRKRGIPAEQLRAERGAMVPLGHMGTAWDVAHAALFLCSDEAAFISGALLPVDGGQGARRG, from the coding sequence ATGAGCGGCATTGATGTTGCCGGACGGCTGAGCGGCAAGGCGGCGATCATCACCGGTGCGGGCCAGACGCCGGGCTCGACGGTCGGAAATGGCAAGGCTTGCGCGCTCCTGTTTGCGCAGGCCGGGGCGCGTGTCGCCTGCATCGACCGGGACTTGTCGAGCGCGCAGGCGACGGTGGACGCCATCCGGGAGGCTGGCGGCGACGCCCTTGCGCTGGAGGCAGACATCACCGTTGCCGATCAGGCCGGGTCTGCCGTGCGGACCGCGCTGGAGACGTTCGGGCGGATCGACGCGCTCGTGAACAATGTCGGCATTGGCGCGGCAGGGGACGGACCGGTCAAACACCTCACCGAAGAGGCGCTGGACCTCACCCTGTCGGTCAACTTCAAATCGGCCTGGCTGATGACAAAGGCGTGCCTTCCCGCAATGGAAGCGCAAGGGGCCGGAGCCATCGTGAATATCTCGTCTCTCGCCTCGATCGCAGGCCATCACATGATGGCGTATGAGACCTCTAAGGCGGCCATGAACCGGATGACGGAGGCAACGGCGCTTTCGGTAGCCAGAAAGGGCGTTCGCTGCAATGCGATCCTGCCCGGTCTGATGGACACGCCGATGGCGATTGAAGGCATTTCCCGCAAACGCGGCATCCCGGCCGAACAGCTGCGCGCGGAGCGCGGCGCGATGGTCCCGCTCGGCCATATGGGCACGGCCTGGGACGTCGCCCATGCGGCGTTGTTCCTCTGCAGCGATGAGGCGGCCTTCATCTCAGGCGCGCTGCTGCCGGTCGATGGCGGACAGGGCGCAAGGCGGGGATAG
- a CDS encoding nucleoside deaminase, producing the protein MITETDRRHLKRCVELAHEGVSKGHAPFGALLVDRNGEVLKEDYNRTGDGDVTAHPELALVQWASLNLSEEDRAAATVYASCEHCPMCATGHAFAGMGRIVFAISAKQIDGWFSEFGSGGFPIELVTVRELLPDLEVDGPDDRFADEMYDLFNRVFAD; encoded by the coding sequence ATGATCACCGAAACAGACCGGCGCCACCTTAAACGTTGCGTCGAGCTTGCGCATGAAGGCGTCTCAAAAGGCCATGCGCCATTCGGGGCCCTGCTGGTCGACCGGAACGGCGAGGTGCTCAAGGAAGACTATAACCGGACTGGCGACGGCGACGTGACGGCGCATCCGGAGCTGGCGCTCGTCCAGTGGGCGAGCCTCAATCTCAGCGAAGAGGACCGGGCGGCAGCGACCGTCTACGCCAGCTGTGAGCACTGCCCGATGTGCGCGACGGGCCACGCCTTTGCAGGGATGGGGCGCATCGTCTTCGCCATTTCGGCGAAGCAAATCGACGGCTGGTTCAGCGAGTTCGGCTCTGGCGGCTTTCCAATCGAACTGGTGACCGTCCGCGAGCTGTTGCCGGACCTTGAGGTTGACGGACCGGATGATCGCTTCGCTGACGAAATGTATGACCTCTTCAATCGCGTGTTCGCAGACTAA
- a CDS encoding HigA family addiction module antidote protein has product MTSLQVPVHPGEILKHEFLDELGLSAGRLARHIHVPRTRIERLVKEETSMTVDTATRLSKAFGTSVEFWINLQVNYDLLCNEPAADISEIEPIIAA; this is encoded by the coding sequence ATGACTTCGCTTCAGGTGCCGGTCCACCCCGGTGAAATTCTCAAGCATGAGTTTCTGGACGAGCTGGGCCTGAGTGCTGGCAGGCTCGCGCGTCATATCCACGTCCCCCGTACACGGATAGAGCGCCTCGTGAAGGAAGAAACGTCCATGACGGTCGACACCGCTACGCGGCTTTCAAAGGCGTTCGGCACGAGCGTTGAGTTCTGGATCAATCTGCAGGTCAATTACGATCTTCTGTGCAATGAACCGGCCGCCGACATCTCAGAGATTGAGCCGATCATCGCAGCCTAG